One genomic region from Phragmites australis chromosome 1, lpPhrAust1.1, whole genome shotgun sequence encodes:
- the LOC133889925 gene encoding transcription factor bHLH103-like, whose amino-acid sequence MLQHTPLYTQIPLPPFLPFHPAYFLPHLERNNYTTRRAREIHLHPSMADELWSSTSHRSHGTSACSAAPLTVTDRVTCGWTSPTAAAESTSSITFQDPYRSATHQPLSDAASSLGDPHLDWTQAFLSGRSDTSLQAVLHDDMFRAQPTADEAAMNNPLFRDTSDGFLLGQASLEQSQYGYGTAPSQVLFDATAAHNISMYGDSQSSASYDATASPKFSQMLKPSVPASTQMQGGGAQMQFLSGSYLPFGGPLPSQLLLQALHSKPSSRASDGNTGLMVKDACLLATRKSVSESPAAAKRPRIEAPSPLPTFKVRKEKLGDRITALQQLVSPFGKTDTASVLHEAIDYIKLLHEQVAALSSPYLKNGIPLQQFQQKGSDSEDAKDNGDARQDLRSRGLCLVPVASTYTVASETMPEFWHPTFGGTFR is encoded by the exons ATGCTACAACACACACCATTATATACCCAGATTCCTCTACCCCCTTTCCTCCCGTTCCATCCAGCTTACTTTCTGCCACACCTCGAGCGAAACAACTACACCACGAGAAGAGCTAGGGAGATCCATCTCCATCCCTCCATGGCCGACGAGTTGTGGAGTAGTACTTCTCATAGGAGCCACGGCACGTCGGCGTGCTCGGCCGCGCCGCTCACGGTCACGGACAGGGTTACCTGTGGCTGGACCTCCCCTACGGCGGCCGCCGAGTCGACGAGCTCTATAACCTTCCAGGATCCCTACAGGAGCGCCACGCATCAGCCTCTCTCCGATGCCGCTTCGTCTCTCGGTGATCCACACCTGGACTGGACGCAAGCTTTCTT GAGCGGGAGGAGTGATACTAGCCTCCAAGCCGTGCTCCACGACGACATGTTTCGAGCTCAGCCGACGGCCGACGAGGCTGCGATGAACAATCCGTTATTCAGGGACACGAGCGACGGCTTCTTGCTCGGCCAGGCATCGCTAGAGCAGTCGCAGTACGGGTACGGCACGGCGCCGTCGCAAGTCCTGTTCGACGCCACGGCGGCGCATAACATTTCGATGTACGGGGACAGCCAGTCCTCGGCCAGCTACGACGCCACGGCATCGCCGAAGTTCTCTCAGATGCTGAAGCCCTCGGTGCCGGCGTCAACGCAGATGCAAGGCGGCGGCGCCCAGATGCAGTTCTTGTCCGGCAGTTACTTGCCTTTCGGTGGCCCGCTGCCGTCGCAGCTTCTCTTGCAAGCCCTGCACAGTAAGCCCAGTAGCCGCGCCTCTGACGGTAACACCGGCCTCATGGTGAAG GACGCCTGCTTACTGGCGACGAGGAAAAGTGTCTCCGAGTCGCCTGCCGCCGCGAAAAGGCCACGGATCGAGGCGCCATCGCCGCTGCCGACTTTTAAG GTGAGGAAAGAGAAGCTAGGGGACAGAATCACTGCGCTCCAGCAACTAGTTTCGCCTTTTGGAAAG ACCGATACTGCATCGGTTCTTCACGAGGCCATCGACTACATCAAACTCCTTCACGAACAAGTTGCA GCATTGAGCTCTCCGTACTTGAAAAATGGGATTCCCTTGCAACAATTCCAGCAGAAG GGCTCTGATTCTGAGGACGCGAAGGATAACGGCGACGCGAGGCAGGATCTGCGCAGCCGGGGCCTGTGCCTTGTCCCGGTGGCGAGCACGTATACGGTGGCGAGCGAGACGATGCCGGAGTTCTGGCACCCTACATTTGGAGGCACATTTCGGTAG